Proteins co-encoded in one Brassica oleracea var. oleracea cultivar TO1000 chromosome C4, BOL, whole genome shotgun sequence genomic window:
- the LOC106342248 gene encoding protein ACCUMULATION AND REPLICATION OF CHLOROPLASTS 6, chloroplastic, which yields MEALGHLGIGLFPFQICRLPPATKLRRSLPSSPVITTVCSASRWADRLLSDFNFTTDSSSVATATATLASPPLSIDRPERHVPIPIDFYQVLGAETHFLTDGIRRAFEARVSKPPQFGFSDDALISRRQILQAACETLSNPRSRRGYNESLLDDEEATVITDVPWDKVPGALCVLQEAGETEVVLRVGEALLKERLPKSFKQDVVLVMVLAFVDISRDAMALDPPDFITGYEFVEEALKLLQEEGASSLAPDLRAQIDETLEEITPRYVLELLGLPLGDDKRQDGLSGVRNILWSVGGGGASAVVGGLTREKFMNEAFLRMTASEQVDLFVATPSNIPAESFEVYEVALALVAQAFIGKKPHLLQDADKQFQQLQQAKVMAMEIPAMLYDSRNNWEVDFGLERGLCALLIGKVDESRMWLGLDSEDSQYRNPAIVDFVLENSNRDDNHDLPGLCKLLETWLAGVVFPRFRDTKDKQFKLGDYYDDPMVLSYLERVEVVRGSPLAAAAAMARMGAEHVKASAIQALQKVFPSRYSDAQETVSIVDHAGNNVGHDVDETAVLSAATEGASEIFDTMSSVDAITVEKSNADKLKEASVKILSAGVVVGIISLASLRYMSIKGGSSSLQRKDMTSSTASEIATIGPVKSEDSVALPRMDARTAESLVSKWQKIKSQAFGRDHCIEMLPEVLDGRMLKIWTDRASETKQLGLVYDYTLLKLSVDSVTVSADGTRALVEATLEESACLSDLVHPENNATDVRTYTTRYEAFWSKSGGWKITEGSVLTS from the exons ATGGAAGCTCTAGGTCACCTCGGCATTGGCCTCTTCCCCTTTCAGATTTGCCGACTACCACCGGCGACCAAACTCCGGCGTAGCCTACCCTCCTCTCCGGTCATAACCACTGTCTGCTCCGCCAGCCGATGGGCCGACCGTCTTCTCTCCGATTTCAATTTCACCACCGATTCCTCCTCAGTCGCCACCGCCACCGCCACTTTGGCCTCTCCGCCACTGTCTATTGACCGTCCCGAACGCCACGTTCCCATTCCCATCGATTTCTACCAGGTTTTGGGAGCGGAGACGCATTTCTTAACTGATGGAATCAGAAGAGCATTTGAAGCTAGGGTTTCAAAACCCCCTCAATTCGGTTTCAGTGACGACGCTTTAATCAGCAGAAGACAGATCCTTCAAGCTGCTTGCGAGACGCTCTCGAATCCTCGGTCTAGAAGAGGGTACAACGAAAGCCTTCTTGATGACGAGGAAGCTACAGTCATCACTGATGTTCCTTGGGATAAG GTTCCTGGTGCTCTCTGTGTACTGCAAGAAGCTGGTGAGACTGAAGTGGTTCTTCGTGTAGGAGAAGCCTTGCTTAAGGAGAGGTTGCCTAAGTCCTTCAAGCAAGATGTGGTTTTGGTTATGGTGCTTGCCTTTGTTGACATCTCCAGGGATGCAATGGCATTAGATCCTCCTGATTTTATTACTGGATATGAGTTCGTTGAGGAAGCTCTGAAGCTTTTGCAGGAGGAAGGAGCCAGCAGCCTTGCACCTGATTTACGTGCCCAGATTGATGAGACTTTGGAAGAGATCACTCCGCGTTATGTATTGGAGCTTCTTGGTTTACCTCTGGGGGATGATAAACGACAAGATGGTTTAAGCGGTGTACGCAATATCTTGTGGTCTGTTGGAGGAGGCGGAGCATCAGCTGTTGTTGGTGGTCTTACACGTGAGAAATTTATGAATGAGGCGTTTTTACGAATGACAGCATCTGAGCAA GTTGATCTTTTTGTAGCTACCCCGAGTAATATTCCAGCAGAGTCATTTGAAGTTTATGAAGTTGCGCTGGCGCTTGTGGCTCAAGCTTTTATAGGTAAGAAACCCCACCTCTTACAGGACGCTGATAAGCAATTCCAGCAACTTCAGCAGGCTAAGGTAATGGCTATGGAGATTCCTGCGATGCTGTATGACTCAAGAAATAATTGGGAGGTAGACTTTGGTCTCGAGAGGGGACTCTGTGCACTGCTTATAGGCAAAGTCGACGAATCCCGTATGTGGTTGGGGTTAGACAGTGAGGACTCACAATACAGGAATCCAGCTATTGTTGACTTTGTCTTGGAGAATTCAAATCGAGATGACAATCACGACCTCCCTGGGCTCTGCAAATTATTGGAGACCTGGTTGGCAGGGGTTGTCTTTCCTAGATTCAGAGATACCAAAGATAAACAATTTAAACTCGGGGATTATTACGATGATCCCATGGTTTTGAGTTACCTGGAAAGAGTGGAGGTAGTTCGGGGCTCTCCTTTAGCAGCTGCTGCAGCTATGGCAAGGATGGGAGCTGAGCATGTGAAGGCTAGTGCTATACAGGCACTGCAGAAAGTTTTTCCTTCTCGTTATTCAGATGCGCAAGAGACGGTGTCTATTGTAGATCATGCTGGTAACAATGTAGGACATGATGTTGATGAGACTGCTGTTTTAAGTGCAGCAACTGAAGGAGCATCCGAAATCTTTGATACAATGTCTAGCGTCGATGCAATTACTGTAGAAAAGTCCAATGCTGATAAGCTAAAGGAGGCAAGTGTAAAGATTCTCTCTGCCGGTGTTGTTGTTGGAATAATTTCGCTGGCCAGCCTGAGGTATATGTCTATTAAAGGCGGCAGCTCATCGTTGCAACGCAAGGATATGACTTCCTCTACGGCATCTGAAATTGCTACCATAG GGCCAGTTAAATCCGAGGATTCGGTAGCGCTTCCCAGAATGGATGCTAGGACTGCAGAGAGTCTAGTGAGCAAGTGGCAGAAGATCAAGTCTCAGGCCTTTGGGCGTGATCACTGCATAGAAATGTTGCCAGAG GTTTTGGATGGGAGAATGCTGAAGATCTGGACAGACAGAGCATCTGAAACTAAGCAGCTCGGGTTGGTGTATGATTATACACTGTTGAAACTCTCCGTTGACAGCGTGACTGTCTCAGCTGATGGAACTCGTGCTCTGGTTGAAGCAACTCTGGAGGAGTCTGCTTGTCTATCTGATTTGGTTCATCCAGAAAACAATGCTACAGATGTCAGAACCTACACAACAAGATACGAAGCTTTCTGGTCCAAGTCAGGAGGATGGAAAATCACTGAAGGCTCTGTTCTTACATCATAA